Proteins encoded by one window of Pseudomonadota bacterium:
- the hydA gene encoding dihydropyrimidinase — MNNGDGLDLVIRGGTVVTASDTFRADVGIRDGRIALLAETITGARETLDAGGLMVLPGGVDAHCHLAQPPKGKVEYADDFESGTLSALAGGTTTVMPFALQLPDMSLRESVDDYHGKANGKAAIDYAFHLILTDTSPQILGQELPALIRDGYNSFKIFMTYDDFRLDDREILEILAVAGREGGLVMVHAENHHCIQWMSDELVSAGKKEPKYHATSRPMAVEREATHRAISLAEVADVPVFLVHVSAREAAEQIAWARDRGLPVYGETCPQYLCLSEEDLDRPGFEGAKFICSPPPRDAANPAALWRALQLGTLQLVSSDHSPTRFDDPKGKMVGGTDAPFTKVPNGIPGLETRLSLIWTEGVATGRITANQFVDLTATAPAKMYGLSQKGRIAIGADADIVLWDPDRRTTIRNEDQHHNMDYTPYEGFDVTGWPVTTLSRGEVVWQDGAIKAEPGRGRFIVCETPGPMVQAANKGA, encoded by the coding sequence ATGAACAACGGCGACGGACTAGATCTCGTCATTCGCGGCGGCACCGTTGTCACCGCGTCCGATACGTTTCGCGCCGATGTCGGAATCCGCGACGGCCGCATAGCGCTCCTGGCCGAGACCATCACAGGCGCGCGCGAGACGCTCGATGCCGGCGGGCTGATGGTCCTGCCGGGCGGCGTCGATGCGCACTGCCATCTGGCGCAGCCGCCGAAGGGCAAGGTCGAGTACGCCGATGACTTCGAAAGCGGCACGCTGTCGGCGCTGGCCGGGGGTACCACAACGGTCATGCCGTTTGCCCTGCAGCTTCCCGACATGAGCTTGCGTGAATCGGTCGACGACTATCACGGCAAGGCGAACGGCAAGGCTGCCATCGACTACGCCTTCCACCTGATCCTGACCGATACCTCGCCGCAGATCCTGGGCCAGGAGCTGCCGGCACTGATCCGCGACGGCTACAACTCGTTCAAGATCTTCATGACCTATGACGATTTCCGCCTGGACGACCGGGAGATCCTGGAAATCCTGGCGGTTGCCGGGCGTGAGGGCGGTCTGGTCATGGTGCATGCGGAGAACCACCACTGTATCCAGTGGATGAGCGACGAACTGGTCTCGGCCGGCAAGAAGGAGCCGAAGTACCACGCGACTTCGCGGCCGATGGCGGTCGAGCGTGAGGCGACGCACCGGGCGATCTCGCTGGCCGAAGTCGCCGATGTGCCGGTGTTCCTGGTGCATGTCTCCGCGCGCGAGGCCGCCGAGCAGATTGCCTGGGCACGCGACCGCGGCCTGCCCGTCTATGGCGAGACATGCCCACAATACCTGTGCCTGAGCGAGGAAGACCTGGACCGACCGGGTTTCGAGGGCGCCAAGTTCATCTGCTCCCCGCCCCCGCGCGACGCGGCCAATCCGGCGGCGCTGTGGCGGGCCCTGCAGCTTGGCACCCTGCAACTCGTTTCGTCCGACCACTCGCCGACCCGCTTCGACGATCCCAAGGGCAAGATGGTCGGCGGCACAGATGCGCCGTTCACCAAGGTGCCGAACGGCATTCCCGGTCTGGAGACGCGGCTCTCCCTGATCTGGACTGAAGGCGTCGCGACGGGCCGCATCACCGCCAACCAGTTTGTCGATCTGACCGCGACGGCGCCGGCCAAGATGTACGGTCTTTCGCAGAAGGGTCGGATCGCGATCGGCGCCGACGCGGACATTGTTTTGTGGGATCCCGATCGGCGGACCACCATCCGCAACGAGGATCAGCACCACAACATGGACTACACGCCCTATGAGGGGTTTGACGTCACGGGCTGGCCGGTTACGACGCTGTCGCGCGGCGAGGTCGTCTGGCAGGACGGCGCCATAAAGGCAGAGCCTGGGCGTGGACGTTTCATCGTCTGCGAGACGCCGGGTCCGATGGTTCAGGCGGCCAACAAGGGGGCCTAA
- a CDS encoding diaminopropionate ammonia-lyase — protein sequence MTRTLPPVRLHINDRFDPSEAYGDAQRAVIGPDARTQARDTITAWPRYAPTPLIELDGLAEHCGIDRLWLKHEGKRFHLKSFKALGGAYAVQRLLGEKAGGDAGDLTVCCATDGNHGKAVAWGAQQAGIRCVIYLHAHVSQGREDAIAAFGAEIKRVDGTYDDSVRQAAADAETNGWTVVSDTSWDGYTEIPSWVMQGYTVMVAEIMEQLGSERPTHLFVQGGVGGLPAAVIAPFWADWGAERPRPIVVEPHAADCLYQSAVAGRLAEAEGNLETLMACLSAGEASPLAWQILDHGTAAFMTMDDDFVRQAMFTLAKGYSADPKLVVGESGSAGTAALLALKDQAEHRAALGLDADARVLVIASEGATDPEIYQQVVGQPPETVGEAA from the coding sequence ATGACACGAACACTCCCGCCAGTACGGCTGCATATTAACGACCGTTTCGACCCCAGCGAAGCTTATGGCGACGCGCAGCGAGCGGTCATCGGACCGGATGCGCGGACCCAGGCGCGCGACACGATCACAGCCTGGCCGCGTTATGCGCCGACGCCGCTGATCGAGCTCGACGGCCTTGCCGAACACTGCGGCATCGACCGGCTGTGGCTGAAACACGAAGGCAAGCGGTTCCATCTGAAGAGCTTCAAGGCGCTCGGCGGCGCCTACGCGGTGCAGCGGTTGTTGGGCGAGAAAGCGGGCGGCGACGCCGGTGACCTCACCGTGTGCTGCGCCACCGACGGCAACCATGGCAAGGCTGTGGCCTGGGGCGCGCAGCAGGCGGGCATCCGCTGCGTCATCTATCTACACGCCCATGTCAGCCAGGGCCGCGAGGACGCGATCGCCGCGTTCGGCGCGGAAATCAAGCGGGTCGACGGCACCTATGACGATTCGGTGCGCCAGGCCGCCGCCGATGCCGAGACCAACGGCTGGACCGTCGTCTCCGACACATCCTGGGACGGCTATACGGAGATCCCCTCCTGGGTGATGCAGGGCTACACGGTCATGGTCGCGGAGATCATGGAGCAGTTGGGGTCGGAACGTCCGACCCATCTGTTTGTGCAGGGCGGCGTCGGTGGCCTGCCGGCGGCGGTCATTGCGCCGTTCTGGGCCGACTGGGGCGCCGAACGGCCGCGTCCGATCGTCGTCGAACCCCATGCCGCGGACTGCCTCTATCAAAGTGCCGTCGCCGGCAGACTGGCGGAGGCAGAAGGCAATCTGGAGACGCTGATGGCGTGCCTATCGGCCGGCGAGGCTTCGCCCCTTGCCTGGCAGATCCTTGATCACGGCACCGCCGCCTTCATGACCATGGACGATGACTTCGTGCGCCAGGCGATGTTCACACTGGCGAAAGGCTACAGCGCCGATCCCAAGCTGGTGGTCGGTGAATCCGGTTCGGCCGGGACAGCGGCGCTGCTCGCGCTAAAGGACCAAGCCGAACACCGCGCGGCACTCGGTCTGGACGCTGATGCGCGCGTGCTGGTGATTGCCAGCGAAGGCGCGACCGATCCGGAGATCTATCAGCAGGTCGTCGGCCAGCCCCCCGAAACCGTGGGCGAAGCGGCATGA
- a CDS encoding transcriptional repressor: MTANRHRPSDAAARLCDQRGVRLTPLRCAVLDLVVAAGRPIGAYELLDLLREEQGKAAPPTVYRALDFLIEQGLVHRLESLNAYVGCADPAHVHAWQFLICGDCGRAVEMDDRRIKNAIDKGAADHGFVIGRQTVEIIGTCADCSAGAV, encoded by the coding sequence ATGACTGCCAACAGACATCGCCCCAGCGATGCGGCGGCACGCCTGTGCGATCAGCGCGGTGTTCGGCTGACGCCGCTGCGCTGTGCGGTTCTCGATCTGGTCGTGGCGGCCGGGCGCCCGATTGGCGCCTATGAGCTGCTCGATCTGTTGCGCGAAGAGCAGGGCAAGGCGGCGCCGCCGACTGTCTACAGGGCACTCGACTTTCTGATCGAGCAGGGCCTGGTGCATCGGTTGGAGTCGCTGAACGCCTATGTCGGTTGCGCCGATCCCGCCCACGTCCATGCCTGGCAGTTCTTGATCTGCGGTGATTGCGGGCGCGCGGTCGAGATGGACGATCGCCGCATTAAGAACGCCATCGACAAGGGCGCGGCGGACCATGGTTTTGTCATCGGCCGCCAAACTGTCGAGATCATCGGGACCTGTGCCGACTGCTCGGCCGGTGCGGTGTGA
- a CDS encoding ATP-binding cassette domain-containing protein: MVQAHGVDVRFGETQVLSQVDLTVGPGEVVTVIGPNGSGKSTLLRVVVGLLQPDAGMVTRRPGLKIGYMPQRIAVDDTLPLTVRRFLSLGAPDVRRDEVDGLLREVGALHVAASAFQAISGGERQRVLLARALLRRPNLLVLDEPSAGVDVSGLGTLYRLIARLRDERGFGVLLVSHDLHIVMAESDTVVCLNRHVCCSGRPDSIQSNPEYLALFGGYAPDLAVYHHQHDHSHDMAGNVVDGKAGAAQ; encoded by the coding sequence CTGGTCCAGGCACATGGTGTCGACGTTCGGTTCGGCGAGACGCAGGTCCTGTCCCAAGTTGATCTGACGGTTGGGCCCGGCGAAGTCGTCACCGTGATCGGGCCCAATGGGTCCGGCAAGTCGACGCTGCTGCGTGTTGTCGTCGGCCTGCTGCAGCCGGACGCCGGCATGGTCACCCGCCGGCCCGGTCTGAAGATCGGCTACATGCCCCAGCGCATCGCCGTCGACGACACGCTGCCGTTGACCGTGCGCCGCTTTCTGTCGCTTGGCGCGCCGGACGTCCGGCGTGATGAGGTCGACGGCCTGTTGCGCGAGGTCGGTGCGCTGCATGTCGCCGCAAGCGCCTTCCAGGCGATTTCCGGCGGTGAACGCCAGCGCGTCCTGCTGGCCCGCGCGCTGCTGCGCCGCCCCAATCTTCTGGTCTTGGACGAACCGTCGGCCGGTGTCGATGTGTCCGGCCTCGGTACGCTCTACCGGCTGATCGCACGGCTGCGCGACGAGCGTGGCTTCGGCGTCCTGCTGGTCTCCCACGACCTGCACATTGTCATGGCGGAGAGCGACACCGTGGTCTGCCTTAACCGCCACGTCTGCTGCTCGGGCAGGCCGGACTCGATCCAAAGCAACCCCGAATACCTCGCGCTCTTTGGCGGTTATGCGCCAGACCTCGCCGTTTACCACCATCAACACGACCACAGCCACGACATGGCCGGCAACGTGGTTGACGGCAAGGCGGGTGCGGCCCAGTGA